In the Brienomyrus brachyistius isolate T26 chromosome 20, BBRACH_0.4, whole genome shotgun sequence genome, one interval contains:
- the LOC125715402 gene encoding integrin alpha-L-like, whose product MASACLILLFNCLMGGIAFNIDEKNTTIYDLDGKDYSGYQVLQYRSEDEKWIIVSAPLGNNGAGKIYKCDHTSCTALPLKESNYTIRSIGLSLASMPEEITACGAGMAWECDQNTHLNGICYQFSKTLEFRDEITPGYQECTKNQADLVFLFDGSESLKAEDFKMTKEFITGIMANLSNTSFQFAAVQFSDEARTVFSFTDYAKNESNIKLDAESHMRGLGNTYDAIHHALKNVLTPEAGARQGASQVLLIITDGIPNDNDDYDIIKTTKERKIIRFVILVERKKVTEKDYERIRILASDTENIFYVNSFTQLTSLLEKLQKKIYDVEGTKNARSKKFTKEMSQSGFSSVYLKDSLVLGSVGSDDWRGSLTEIKISGSKYEEIKDSEMEENSYMGYSVAAGKKNNNEVYFTGAPRFRHIGQVVVFYKGSTNWTVKYRETGQQIGSYFGAELCALDIDSDDETDFLLVGAPLFHEPQKEGRMYVYSMSSELKLTLQINVSGTSLGRFAFSISSLKDLNGDKLQDIAVGAPLEDDQRGAVYIYLGDRTKGIQTQFFQRITAQKLSSKLQFFGLSIDGKMDQGDDGLTDIVVGSKGNVVLLKSRPVLKVSANVTFSPPKISSDRFVCLTEMESISNIVNLTVCFDVTESTENAIGGALPWMNVSYELNLDSTRLRSRAFLHHRDKSTRKEQNCMKMELGIQCKTHLVYMPSCVRDTLSPISIKLNFSQSRDEGTAILDPESVTVALLEIPFQSNCQNATCISDLELTFNFTTPKLLVIDQDYFNVTVSLYNRGDDSFNTSLIFRYPPGLSFSKISIIKETRKTLTNCRGVDDMNDKTECSVSRPVYASKTMAVFQTMFRISNKYNWSDEMEMDITPYSDNGKSSNNTVTKGLQVQYGVDFAVKILDEDSVMYLNFTPDDKEPKVATHVFEVKNLGAIPLPVNITFNFVSEARYDFVMEIHPISASQARCGTIEDSNTAQACKGPCKTAQCEISSLVRGLPVRFTVTATVKFSNQEKYQGTLNFNEQRFEVKFVSKAKLSYNNQRYVQISSNSRSQDNTIKFHEAEIICQAEMIIPPNKAFIVGVGAGGGFILLIVIVLILYKCGFFKRNKPSLEDTEQTCEDVQATEGEKEVFSVNEENGKMDTALLIGSSEDKTAKDESNPLGTSLDNTKNEE is encoded by the exons GATTATTGTCAGTGCGCCACTCGGAAACAATGGAGCTGGAAAAATCTACAAATGTGATCATACAAGCTGCACAGCTCTTCCTCTAAAAG AGTCTAATTATACCATCAGATCCATTGGATTATCTCTGGCATCAATGCCAGAGGAGATTACG GCTTGCGGTGCAGGAATGGCTTGGGAGTGTGACCAAAATACACACCTGAATGGCATTTGCTACCAGTTCAGCAAAACACTGGAGTTCAGGGATGAAATTACACCAGGATACCAAG AATGCACCAAAAACCAAGCAGACCTGGTCTTCTTATTTGATGGGTCGGAATCTTTAAAGGCGGAGGATTTTAAAATGACCAAAGAATTTATCACAGGGATCATGGCTAATCTTTCCAATACCTCCTTTCAG TTTGCAGCAGTTCAGTTTTCTGATGAAGCCCGAACAGTTTTCAGTTTTACGGATTATGCGAAAAATGAGTCAAATATAAAACTTGATGCTGAATCACACATGCGGGGACTTGGAAACACCTACGATGCAATTCATCATGCTTT AAAAAATGTTTTGACTCCAGAAGCCGGTGCAAGGCAAGGTGCCTCTCAGGTTCTGCTCATCATTACAGATGGAATACCCAATGACAATGATGACTATGATATCATCAAAACAACTAAGGAAAGAAAAATCATCCGTTTTGTCATTCTG GTGGAGCGCAAGAAGGTTACTGAAAAAGATTATGAAAGGATAAGAATACTGGCATCTGACactgaaaatattttttatgttaatAGCTTTACACAACTGACAAGCCTCTTAGAaaagctgcaaaaaaaaatttatgacGTTGAAG GTACCAAAAATGCTCGTAGCAAGAAATTCACAAAAGAAATGTCACAGAGTGGCTTCAGTTCTGTATATCTTAAG GACAGCTTAGTTTTGGGATCAGTAGGATCTGATGATTGGCGAGGCTCTCTAACTGAAATCAAGATCTCAGGAAGCAAGTATGAAGAAATTAAAGACTCAGAAATGGAGGAGAACTCCTACATGG GATACTCAGTGGCGGcaggaaagaaaaataataacgaAGTGTATTTTACTGGAGCGCCACGATTTCGCCATATAGGGCAAGTTGTAGTGTTTTACAAGGGTAGTACAAATTGGACAGTGAAATACAGAGAAACTGGGCAACAG ATTGGTTCATATTTTGGAGCAGAGCTGTGTGCTTTAGATATAGACTCTGATGATGAAACAGACTTTCTTCTGGTGGGGGCACCCCTATTTCACGAACCTCAAAAGGAGGGCAGAATGTACGTCTACAGCATGTCTTCTGAG CTGAAATTGACCCTACAAATTAATGTCTCTGGGACATCTCTGGGTAGATTTGCATTCTCCATTTCATCTTTAAAAGATTTGAATGGGGATAAGTTGCAAGATATTGCTGTTGGGGCACCTCTAGAAGATGACCAGAGGGGGGCAGTGTATATCTACTTGGGAGACAGAACCAAGGGCATTCAAACTCAGTTTTTTCAG CGTATTACAGCCCAGAAGTTGTCTTCTAAACTACAATTTTTTGGCCTGTCAATTGATGGAAAGATGGACCAGGGAGATGATGGACTGACAGACATTGTGGTTGGATCAAAAGGGAATGTTGTATTGTTAAA GTCCCGGCCAGTTCTAAAAGTATCAGCCAACGTCACCTTTAGTCCTCCGAAGATTAGCAGTGAtagatttgtttgtttgacTGAAATGGAGAGCATATCTAATATAGTAAACTTGACTGTCTGTTTTGATGTAACTGAGTCCACAGAAAATGCTATAG GGGGCGCTTTGCCATGGATGAACGTGTCCTATGAGCTGAATCTGGACAGTACGAGACTAAGAAGCCGAGCATTTCTGCACCATCGTGATAAATCAACCAGGAAAGAGCAGAACTGCATGAAAATGGAGCTCGGCATACAGTGCAAAACGCATCTTGTTTATATGCCT AGCTGTGTGAGGGACACTTTGTCACCCATCTCCATCAAACTGAACTTCTCCCAGTCCAGAGATGAAGGGACGGCCATTCTTGACCCTGAAAGTGTCACTGTGGCTTTACTTGAG ATTCCATTTCAGAGCAACTGCCAAAATGCCACATGCATCTCAGATTTGGAGCTGACTTTCAACTTCAC AACTCCTAAACTGCTGGTGATCGACCAGGACTATTTCAACGTGACAGTGAGCTTGTACAACAGAGGGGATGACTCCTTCAACACCAGCCTGATCTTTCGCTATCCGCCTGGTCTGTCTTTTTCCAAGATATCCATTATAAAG GAAACAAGGAAAACTCTCACCAACTGCCGCGGCGTGGATGATATGAATGACAAGACAGAATGCAGTGTGAGCCGTCCTGTTTACGCAAGCAAAACCATG GCTGTTTTTCAAACTATGTTCCGAATCTCTAATAAGTACAACTGGAGTGATGAAATGGAGATGGATATCACACCTTACAG TGACAATGGGAAATCTTCCAATAACACAGTAACAAAAGGTCTCCAAGTTCAGTATGGTGTTGACTTTGCAGTCAAAAT TCTTGATGAAGACTCTGTGATGTACCTTAATTTCACTCCAGATGACAAAGAACCAAAAGTTGCGACTCATGTTTTTGAG GTAAAGAACTTGGGTGCTATACCTCTACCAGTCAATATTACATTCAACTTTGTAAGTGAAGCGAGATACGATTTTGTGATGGAAATTCATCCCATCAGTGCCTCTCAG GCAAGATGTGGAACAATTGAAGACTCAAACACAGCACAA GCTTGCAAGGGCCCTTGTAAGACAGCCCAGTGTGAAATCTCCAGTCTTGTGAGAGGTTTGCCAGTTCGGTTTACAGTGACTGCAACAGTGAAATTTTCTAATCAAGAGAAATACCAGGGG ACACTAAATTTTAATGAACAACGATTTGAAGTGAAGTTTGTAAGCAAAGCAAAACTCAGCTATAATAATCAGCGATACGTTCAAATTTCAAGCAACTCAAgg AGCCAAGATAACACCATAAAGTTCCATGAAGCAGAG ATTATTTGCCAAGCAGAGATGATCATTCCTCCCAATAAAGCTTTTATTGTTGGGGTGGGAGCCGGAGGAGGATTTATTCTTCTGATTGTCATTGTTCTCATTCTGTATAAG TGTGGATTCTTCAAGCGAAACAAGCCTTCCCTTGAAGACACAGAGCAAACTTGTGAGGATGTTCAGGCAACTGAAGGTGAAAAAGAGGTTTTCTCTGTGAATGAGGAGAATGGTAAGATGGACACAGCACTCCTCATAGGCAGTTCTGAAGACAAGACCGCAAAAGATGAATCTAACCCATTGGGTACCAGCTTAGATAACACTAAAAATGAAGAATAA